One Euleptes europaea isolate rEulEur1 chromosome 16, rEulEur1.hap1, whole genome shotgun sequence genomic window, AGCCTCTTCGGCTGGCGCACCAACAAGGTGATCTGCTCGGCGCCGCTGTGCCCGGCCGCCGCCCGCCCGCGGGGCGAGGTGGGGCTGGTGGACGGCGCGGCCTGCGAGCGGAGCTGCCCGCCGCGGGCCCTGCGCGACCTGGAGGCCGAGTGCCGCAAGTACCCGGTGGTGGTGATCAAGGACGTGCGGCTGCTGGAGCTGGGcgcgctgctgccgctgctgcgcGACCCGGAGCTCGACGTGCGCGTGCTGCAGCTCTTCCGCGACCCGCGCGCCGTCCACAACTCCCGCCTCAAGGCCCGGCAGGCGCTGCTGCGCGAGAGCGTGCAGGTGCTGCGCGGCGGGggccgcccccccgcgcccccccgACGGCCGCAGCAGCGCGCCGAGGCCTTCCTGGCGGGCGCCCTCGAGGTCATCTGCCAGGCCTGGCGGCGCGACCTGCTCCTGGCCCGCCGCGCCCCGCCCGCCCTGCGCGCCCGCTACGCCCAGCTGCGCTACGAGGACCTGGTGCGCGAGCCGCGCGCCCAGCTGCGCCGCCTGCTGCGCTTCGCCGGCCTGCGCGCCCCGCCCGCCCTGCAGGCCTTCGCCCTCGACATGACCCGCGGCGCCGCCCACGACCCCCGCCGGCCCTTCCTCGTCTCCGCCCGCGACGCGAACCACGCCGTCCGCGCCTGGCGGGAGCGCCTCAGCCGCCAGCAGGTGCGCCAGGTGGAGGAGGCCTGCGGGGACGCCATGCAGCTCCTCGCCTACCCGCTCAGCGACGACGGCGACGCCAGGGGGCGCCCCAGCGCTCCCCCTCACCCAGGTGCGTGTGTGAAGGGCCGCCAAGTCGCCcccgactcagggcgaccctaggaatgaaagtcctcccaaatgtcctgtcttggacagccttgctcagatcttgcaaattgaaggctgcggcttcctttattgaaatattgtcgaaggctttcatggtcagagttcattggttcttgtaggttatccgggctgtgtgaccgtggtcttggtattctctttcccttattgagtccatccataaCACCTTTCTGGATGTaccagggtatgtgtgtgttaagtgccctcaagtcactcccgactcatggcgaccctatgaatgaaagtcctctcaAATggcctaactttgacagccttgcgaattgagggctgtggctgcctttattgagtcaccCAGGTAGCCACCCACTAAGCTCTCCGGGGTCATACAGTGAGGTCAGcaagcagggtctgccctaaAGCTGCTTGTCTGCGGGCGGGCATACCGAacaatgccctttcaatccagtttcaatgcactttgcagctgggttttacaatgggggttactgcattatgtattctcagcaatgtattgtgggtgtgtgttaagtgccctcaagtcgcttccgactcagggcgaccctaggaatgaaaGCCTTCCCAAATGGCCTCACTGACAGCTGTGCTCAGACCTCCAAAtcgaaggctgcggcttcctttaccGAGTCAATCCATAACACCTTGCTGGATGTAccagggtgtgggtgtgtgttaagtgccgtcaagtcgctcccgactcatggcgaccctatgaatgaaagtcctcccaaatgtcctgtcttggacagccttgctcatgtcttgcaaattgaaggctgcgtcttcctttattgaaatattgtcgaaggctttcatggtcagagttcattggttcttgtaggttaaccgggctgtgtgaccgtggtcttggtattgtctttcctttattgagtccatccataaCACCTTGCTGGACgtaccagggtgtgtgtgtgttaagtgccctcaagtcgctcctgactcatggcgaccctaggaatgaaagccttccaaaatgtctgttgtgtatgtatataattgGGGAGTTATCAAGGGAGGcggaggagcttgagttctgtcgaaggatcctaaaccctgctcaccctattggtcaagcaaacggatcctattggccctaagccagcatgtcccattggtcaccgagagggtatttcccccctatcacagatcagggggggagttcaacaacacagctttatttgatttcagcacagaactaactaacttacacactgaacgtgcccttcTTATGTGCCCCCCTGGCTGCCAGCCGTGCTCAGACCTCCAAAtcgaaggctgcggcttcctttattgagtccatccataaCACCTTGCTGGATGTACCAgggtgtgggtgggtgttaagtgccgtcaagtcgcttccgactcatggcgaccctatgaatgaaagtcctcccaaatggcctgtcttggacagccttgctcagatcttgcaaattgaaggctgtggcttcctttattgaaatattgccgaaggctttcacggtcagagttcattggttcttgtaggttatccgggctgtgtgaccgtggtcttggtattctctttccttcattgagtccatccataACACCTTGCTGGATgtaccagggtgtgtgtgtgttaagtgccctcaagtcactcccgactcatggcgacactatgaatgaaagccctcccaaatctcctaactttgacagccgtgctcagaCCTCCAAAtcgaaggctgcggcttcctttattgagtccgtccataaCACCTTGCTGGATgtaccagggtgtgtgtgtgtgtgttaagtgccgtcaagtcgcttccgactcatggcgaccctatgaatgaaagtcctcccaaatggcctgtcttggacagccttgctcagatcttgcaaattgaaggctgtggcttcctttattgaaatattgtcgaaggctttcacggtcagagttcattggttcttgtaggttatccgggctgtgtgaccgtggtcttggtattctctttcctttactgagtccatccatAACACCTTGCTGGATGtactagggtgtgtgtgtgttaagttccgtcaagtcgcttccgactcatggcgaccctatgaataaaagtcctcccaaatgtcctaactttgacagccgtgctcagatcttgcaaattgaaggctgcggcttcctttactgagtccatccatAACACCTTGCTGGATgtaccagggtgtgtgtgtgtgttaagtgccgtcaagtcgcctccaactcagggcgaccctatgaatgaaagtcctcccaaatgtcctgtatttgacagccttgctcagatcttgcaaattgaaggctgctgcttcctttattgaaatattgtcgaaggctttcacggtcagagttcattggttcttgtaggttatccgggctgtgtgaccgtgatcttggtattctctttcctttattgagtccatccataaCACCTTGCTGGAtgtaccagtgtgtgtgtgtgtgttaagtgccctcaagtcgcctccgactcatggcgaccctatgaatgaaagtcctcccaaatgtcctaactttgacagccttgctcaggtcttgcaatatgagggctgtggctgcctttattgagCAGGTAGCCACCCACTAAGCTCTCCGGGGTCATACAGTGAGGTCAGCAAGCGGGGTCTGCCCCAAAGCTGCTCGTCTGCGGGCTGGCATGCCGAACAATGCCCTTCCAATccagtttcaatgcactttgcagctgggttttacaatgggggttactgcattacatattcccagcaatgtattgtgggtgtgtgttaagtgccgtcaagtcgcttccgactcatggcgaccctatgaatgaaagtcctcccaaatgtcctatcttggacagccttgctcagatcttgcaaattgaaggctgcggcttcctttattgagtcaatccataacACCTTGCTGGATgtaccagggtgtgtgtgtgtgttaagtgccaagtcgcttccgactcatggtgaccctatgaatgaaagtcctcccaaatgtcctatcattgacagccttgctcagatctttcaaattggtttttttaataatttgtttTCCAAATTAGTTCatattcagttacaaatatccattaacaaattatataatataacaaACTTTTTTCTTATCGTACTAACATATATATCTTTGACTTCCCcgctcccctcctctgtctctttgtTATCATTGTTACTCTCTTTGTGTCTATTATCTAATTCTTCATAATAAAACCCATATCGGTTCTTGTAACTGTGTAACCggggttacacagccaggataacctacaagaaccaatgaactctgaccgtgaaagccttagacaaAACCCATATCATTTACTTATAAATATGATTAATTCTCATCTTTTCGTAGTTATGTCAGCATATTtcaattagatcaaaatatatcccttaatatcaCAATTGAATTCATTCATACAATgttttctccatgcctcccattctgccacaaattcaatgtcttctttttgatttatgaaTGCTggaagttttgccatttcagctaattccatcattttgtctATCCACTGAGATCGTGcaagttgaaggctgtggcttcctttatagagtccgtccatctcttgttgggtcttcctcttttcctgctgccctcaacttttcctagcatgactgtcttttccagtgactcttgtcctctcatgacgtgaccaaaatacaatagcctcatattagtcattttagcttctagggtcagttcaggcttgatttgatctagaacccactgatttgttttttttggcagtccacaggatccgtaaccctctcctccaacaccacatttcaaaggaatctattttcttcatatcagctttcttcactgtccagctttcacacccatatatagtaacagggaatacgatggcatgaattaatctagtcttggtggccagtgacacatccttacacataagaatattttctagctccttcatggctgcccttcccagtctcaatctccttctgatttcttggctgtagtctcccttttggttggtggtggagccaaggaatagaaagtcttgaacaatttcaatttcctcattgtcaaccttaaagttgtgtaattctcctgtagtcattacttttgtttccttgatgttcagctgtagtactgctttggtactttctcttttaacttttagcagtagtcatttcaaatcttcactattttctgccaataatgtagtgtcatc contains:
- the CHST7 gene encoding carbohydrate sulfotransferase 7 yields the protein MKRRRWRCALGLALYTLLLLLLVPYVLDSAGRGRASEGEAPPAPRRRCPGLQGALGEWSWAEEPPPPPSGGAARGPPSGNGTGAAPGSLAGGKRHIYVHATWRTGSSFVGELFNQHPDVFYLYEPAWHVWQALYPGDARSLQGALRDLLRSLFRCDFSALRLYAPSAAAALRPPAPGLPRPPVPRGNLSTASLFGWRTNKVICSAPLCPAAARPRGEVGLVDGAACERSCPPRALRDLEAECRKYPVVVIKDVRLLELGALLPLLRDPELDVRVLQLFRDPRAVHNSRLKARQALLRESVQVLRGGGRPPAPPRRPQQRAEAFLAGALEVICQAWRRDLLLARRAPPALRARYAQLRYEDLVREPRAQLRRLLRFAGLRAPPALQAFALDMTRGAAHDPRRPFLVSARDANHAVRAWRERLSRQQVRQVEEACGDAMQLLAYPLSDDGDARGRPSAPPHPG